A segment of the Zingiber officinale cultivar Zhangliang chromosome 8B, Zo_v1.1, whole genome shotgun sequence genome:
aTATTCTACCCTATTTAATTTTATTCACTtcgaaataaatataatttatacatGCTAAGAAAAACTGACTCCTGAAATATCTACGTGAGCCCACAAGCCCACCATTGGGCCTGCTCCAGAAGGCCCAATAGGCTTTCTGGTAAAACCTTGGACACAGCGGAGGTTTACCAGGAGAAGCTTGAATTTAACGGCGGCAGATGATTCATTCAAATTTCGTTAATCCGGCACTAAATTGAGTagtaaataaattaatcaaacgCAAAAACCGATGAACCAAAaccaagaaatatcaaatgggaATTGACCAGCAAAATCATCGCATATCAAGCGAATTGCAGAAGGAAACATGAATAAGAGATAATAAAACTCAAATCCAGGATACAGAATGCGATGGGAACAATCGTGAACTATGGTTCCATGAACAGGATTAAATGTTGCAGATCAATAGGTACAAACGAAGCTTCGAGCAAATCTAGATCTCCTCGCTTTGCAAACGATTGGATCCAATTGAAGGCAAGAGTTTAATGGAGTAAGCAGGATCTAACCGCCGAAGCCGTAGAGGGTCCTTCCCTGCCTCTTGAGGGCGTAGACGACGTCCATGGCGGTGACGGTCTTCCTCCGCGCGTGCTCGGTGTAGGTCACGGCGTCGCGGATGACGTTCTCGAGGAAGATCTTGAGGACGCCGCGGGTCTCCTCGTAGATGAGGCCGCTGATCCTCTTCACGCCGCCCCTCCTCGCGAGACGCCGTATCGCCGGCTTGGTGATTCCCTGGATGTTGTCGCGGAGGACCTTGCGGTGGCGCTTCGCCCCGCCCTTGCCCAAGCCCTTGCCGCCCTTCCCTCGTCCCGACATGGCTCGGATTCGAGCGCGATCGAAGGGCTTCTGAAGCGAAACCGAACGCGATCGGATCAACAGATGATCGATCGAAAGAGCAAATACTTCGCGAAGAATCGAACCTATCGATCGAAGCACGACGAGAGTTCCGATCTGGCCTCGTAGGCGGTGATCGAAGTGGGGGAAGCGATGAGATCGATCTGGAGGGAGGGGGTATTTATAACGGTTGGGAGAGGCGCGATCTTCGGAACGGAGTACGGACTCGGAGGTGATTTGGACTGTTGATGTTTATGAATGGACGGCTGATGATGAGTTAAGCGACTCCCACGGATAGTTGAGGTGGCAATTTTAGTTAGATATTTTTCAA
Coding sequences within it:
- the LOC122017702 gene encoding histone H4; translation: MSGRGKGGKGLGKGGAKRHRKVLRDNIQGITKPAIRRLARRGGVKRISGLIYEETRGVLKIFLENVIRDAVTYTEHARRKTVTAMDVVYALKRQGRTLYGFGG